The Proteus terrae subsp. cibarius genome contains the following window.
AAAAAAAGATGATCTGCTCCCTCATCTGTGTGAGGTTTAGTTTCCGGTATATTTTTTTCCGGCTTACTCATCATTCGTGCATTTCTCCTGTCCTGCATCGACATATCTTTTGCAATGTAATAGGGCAGCCGCAATATGTTTTTCCACCATACTGATTGAGATTTCCATTTGCTCTGCAATTTCGCTTTGTGATAGTCCATCAAAACGATAAAGAACAAATGCTTCTCGACGGCGTGGAGGCAATGTTTCAATTGCTTCACTAAGTAGATCTAAACGCTGTTGATGCTCAAGGACATATCCCGGATCAAGCTCCGTGGCATAACTTTGAGCTGCGTCATCTAGTTCATAATCATCCTGATAGATA
Protein-coding sequences here:
- a CDS encoding RNA polymerase sigma factor, with translation MASDKSLAQKISCAYQSTYGQLVRFFHKRTGNYHDADDLSQDVFTLWLNRKEQTPVQEQRAFLFKIANHVLIDHWRKNQKQKDIYQDDYELDDAAQSYATELDPGYVLEHQQRLDLLSEAIETLPPRRREAFVLYRFDGLSQSEIAEQMEISISMVEKHIAAALLHCKRYVDAGQEKCTNDE